The Argopecten irradians isolate NY chromosome 4, Ai_NY, whole genome shotgun sequence genome has a window encoding:
- the LOC138321252 gene encoding discoidin domain-containing receptor 2-like isoform X4, whose translation MKCSNALGMESWRIPDSAITASSSYKDQSVGPKSARIRQEISGGAWCPKEQITMDSYEYLQIDLDQLTVITKVEVQGRFGNGQGKEFAEHFLLEYQREDDGEWIRFRDRRGREQFNGNTNTYLAEVCEVSPPIICKRIRFIPYSLRTRTVCMRVELYGCNWNDSVVAYTMPQGDKRGSEVDLFDFTYDGIFNENYLSGGLGQLTDGDEGTANFRLDQRGLGIKGYEWVGWKNDSHATMPIEIVFKFDQIRNFSMVIFHCNNYYSKDVRVFRKAEIFFSVGGKYFSGPPVVYEFQKDSWIEYARNVEIFLNHTTGKYVKVVLYFDAKWMMISEVKFISEPANGNFTMEAPPPTTFLPTTSSKNVVPSDISDINVDKPEIDVGIGRKYDNDHPETKETATMKDDHIGIIIGALGGLLLVFFVVLITFIIRHKRMKQNNNRRSLKPVVDRHIAVNLSDLQGNTNGKISNGNVYNSVATDDLDVDREICNGSEKLCKSPTPSCPYSDPKDSIQGRELPDFPSSSEGADSRDYAVPDVTKSALVVALPPQPPQPPLRSNATPKSAGGTPSLMTNSLDKPPTYDALYAAADVINNMQVPNIPSLQGVSGNNVYAVPNAELLLSLEHSVMQFPRDSLQFIEVLGEGQFGEVHLCEAINCGEFINDEYFGNRTSSRPVLVAVKMLRRNADDRARSDFHKEIKIMSQLKDPNIVRVLGVCTHEEPLCMIVEYMKYGDLNQFLLDHVPESPVAQATNAKTLSYGCLIYMASQIASGMKYLESLNMVHRDLATRNCLVGTNFTIKISDFGMSRSLYSADYYRIEGRAVLPIRWMAWESILLGKFTTKSDVWSFAVTLWEVLTFAKDQPFDNLTDEQVIENAGHYYRNDNKEVYLPQPSNCPKEIFDLMYECWNRNECYRPSYREIHMFLQRKNMGYNPKDEMMNQIRVPIC comes from the exons GGAAAGGAATTTGCAGAACACTTTCTACTGGAATATCAAAGAGAGGACGATGGAGAGTGGATACGATTCCGGGACCGGAGAGGACGAGAG CAATTTAACGGTAACACCAATACTTACCTGGCTGAGGTGTGTGAAGTTTCACCCCCAATCATCTGTAAACGTATCCGGTTCATTCCCTACAGTCTCCGAACTCGCACGGTCTGCATGCGTGTTGAACTCTACGGATGTAACTGGAATG ATAGTGTAGTTGCCTACACAATGCCACAGGGAGACAAACGCGGATCTGAGGTAGATCTGTTTGATTTTACTTACGATGGAATCTTCAATGAAAACTATCTATCGGGAGGTTTGGGACAACTGACTGATGGAGACGAAGGTACTGCAAATTTCCGATTGGACCAAAGAGGTCTGGGGATTAAAGGATACGAATGGGTAGGATGGAAAAACGACTCACATGCGACAATGCCTATTGAAATCGTATTCAAATTTGACCAGATCAGGAATTTCTCCATGGTGATTTTCCACTGTAACAACTATTATAGTAAGGACGTTCGAGTGTTCAGAAAAGCTGAGATCTTTTTCAGTGTTGGAGGCAAATATTTTTCTGGGCCGCCAGTAGTTTACGAATTCCAGAAAGATTCATGGATTGAATATGCACGAAATGTGGAAATTTTCCTCAACCACACAACAGGAAAATATGTGAAGGTCGTTCTGTACTTTGATGCCAAATGGATGATGATCAGCGAAGTGAAATTTATCTCAG AACCAGCCAATGGGAACTTCACAATGGAAGCTCCGCCCCCTACAACGTTCCTACCCACCACAAGCTCCAAGAACGTGGTTCCTTCTGATATTAGTGATATCAATGTTGATAAACCAGAGATTGACGTCG GTATTGGTAGAAAATATGACAACGATCACCCAGAAACCAAAGAGACCGCTACAATGAAGGATGATCACATTGGGATTATCATCGGCGCCCTGGGTGGTCTTCTTCTAGTCTTCTTTGTTGTTCTCATCACTTTCATTATCCGCCATAAGAGGATGAAACAGAACAACAACCGCCGCAGCTTGAAGCCAGTCGTTGACCGCCATATTGCCGTCAATCTCAGTGATCTCCAAGGCAACACAAACGGGAAAATCTCCAACGGAAATGTCTACAACAGCGTGGCCACTGATGACCTGGatgttgacagagaaatctgcAACGGAAGCGAAAAATTATGTAAGAGTCCAACTCCTTCGTGTCCATACTCGGATCCAAAAGATTCAATTCAAGGGAGGGAACTCCCTGACTTTCCAAGTTCATCTGAAGGAGCAG ATTCCCGTGACTATGCCGTACCTGATGTGACCAAGTCTGCCCTGGTGGTAGCTCTGCCTCCCCAGCCCCCTCAGCCTCCCCTCAGGAGCAACGCCACCCCTAAATCAGCCGGGGGCACACCTTCACTGATGACCAACTCCCTGGACAAGCCTCCAACCTACGACGCTTTGTACGCGGCCGCCGATGTCATCAATAACATGCAGGTACCCAACATCCCGAGTCTACAAGGTGTGAGTGGAAACAACGTGTATGCTGTACCCAACGCCGAGCTACTTCTTTCCCTTGAGCACTCCGTCATGCAGTTCCCACGCGACAGTCTCCAGTTCATTGAAGTTCTTGGCGAGGGCCAGTTTGGAGAG GTCCATCTTTGTGAAGCCATCAACTGTGGAGAATTTATTAACGACGAATATTTTGGTAACCGGACAAGTTCACGACCTGTGTTAGTGGCGGTGAAGATGCTGCGGAGGAATGCTGACGACCGAGCTAG GTCTGATTTCCATAAGGAGATTAAGATCATGTCCCAACTAAAGGACCCTAACATCGTCCGTGTCCTGGGTGTGTGTACACACGAGGAGCCACTGTGTATGATCGTCGAGTACATGAAGTACGGAGACCTGAACCAATTCCTACTGGACCACGTACCGGAGAGTCCTGTTGCCCAGGCAACCAACGCCAAGACACTGAG TTACGGCTGCTTGATCTACATGGCCTCCCAGATTGCCTCGGGAATGAAATACTTGGAATCTCTGAATATGGTTCATCGAGACTTGGCGACGCGGAACTGTCTGGTGGGGACCAACTTCACCATTAAGATTTCTGACTTTGGTATGAGTCGTAGTCTGTACAGCGCGGACTATTATCGGATAGAGGGCCGCGCCGTCCTACCGATACGCTGGATGGCTTGGGAGAGCATACTACTG GGTAAGTTTACCACAAAAAGTGATGTGTGGTCATTCGCCGTGACTCTATGGGAGGTGTTAACCTTCGCCAAGGACCAGCCCTTCGACAATCTGACCGACGAACAGGTGATTGAGAATGCTGGACATTATTACCGTAATGATAACAAAGAGGTGTACTTACCCCAACCAAGTAACTGCCCCAAGGAGATCTTCGACCTTATGTACGAATGCTGGAACAGGAACGAGTGCTATCGCCCATCCTATAGAGAGATTCATATGTTCTTGCAGAGGAAAAACATGGGTTACAACCCAAAAGACGAAATGATGAACCAAATAAGGGTGCCCATATGTTGA